The following coding sequences lie in one Cryptococcus tetragattii IND107 chromosome 7, whole genome shotgun sequence genomic window:
- a CDS encoding hydroxymethylglutaryl-CoA synthase, protein MSNFDIPARPSNVGILGMEMYFPKRCISEEQLEEFDGVAKGKYTIGLGMGHMAFTDDKEDINSVALTVVSSLLQKYNIDPKSIGRLDVGTETLIDKSKSTKTLLMNLFAESGNTDIEGIDSKNACYGSTAALFNAVNWIQSESWDGRNAIVMCGDIAIYKEGSARPVGGMGACAMLIGPDAPLVLEPVHGTYMANTWDFYKPDLSAEYPTVDGPLTIAAYLGALDNAYSTYIQKAEASQARAAKKLSLASVTAAVSEVANGFVGAINGQANGHANGHANGHANGVSETKADGITKFDYVCLHSPYGKLVQKGHARMFYNDYLRNPSHPAFANVPEDVKSLDKTKTYTDKVIEKTFIGIAGDHYKSAVLPGKDCVSRCGNMYTASLYGALASVVSSAPEGIEIGKRIGMYAFGSGCAASFYALRVNGSTKEIADKLNLKARLASMDVRPCQEYVDALKLREENHNAVKYTPQGSLDNIWPGAYYLEGVDELYRRTYLQKPGSA, encoded by the exons ATGTCCAACTTTGACATCCCCGCTAGACCCAGCAACGTCGGTATCCTCGGCATGGAGATGTACTTCCCCAAGAGG TGCATTTCTGAGGAACAGCTCGAGGAGTTTGACGGCGTCGCCAAGGGAAAGTACACTATTGGTTTGGGTATGGGACACATGGCTTTCACCGACGACAA GGAGGACATCAACTCTGTCGCTTTGACCG TcgtttcttctcttctccaaaaatACAACATCGACCCCAAGTCCATCGGTCGTTTGGACGTCGGTACTGAGACCCTTATCGACAAGTCCAAATCTACCAAAACCCTTCTCATGAACCTCTTTGCCGAGTCAGGCAACACCGACATCGAGGGTATTGACTCCAAGAACGCGTGTTACGGCTCTACCGCCGCCCTTTTCAACGCTGTTAACTGGATTCAGTCTGAAAGCTGGGACGGAAGGAACGCTATTGTCATGTGCGGTGACATTGCCATTTACAAGGAGGGAAGTGCTAGGCCTGTGGGTGGCATGGGTGCTTGTGCCATGTTGATCGGCCCCGATGCACCTTTGGTGCTTGAGC CCGTCCACGGCACTTACATGGCCAACACCTGGGACTTTTACAAGCCTGACCTTTCCGCGGAATAC CCCACCGTCGACGGCCCCTTGACCATTGCCGCCTATCTCGGTGCCCTCGACAACGCCTACTCCACTTACATCCAGAAGGCTGAGGCTTCCCAGGCTCGTGCCGCCAAGAAGctctctcttgcttctgTGACCGCTGCCGTTTCCGAGGTTGCTAACGGCTTCGTCGGAGCCATCAATGGCCAGGCCAATGGCCACGCCAACGGTCATGCCAACGGTCACGCCAACGGTGTTTCTGAGACTAAGGCGGACGGTATTACCAAGTTTGACTATGTCTGTTTGCACAGTCCCTACGGCAAGCTCGTCCAGAAGGGTCACGCCCGTATGTTCTACAAC GATTACCTCCGAAACCCCTCTCATCCCGCTTTCGCCAACGTCCCTGAGGACGTCAAGTCTCTTGACAAGACCAAGACCTATACCGACAAGGTCATTGAGAAGACTTTCATTGGTATCGCTGGCGACCATTACAAGTCTGCTGTTCTCCCGGGCAAGGACTGTGTCTCTCGATGCGGTAACATGTACACTGCTTCTCTTTACGGTGCCCTCGCCTCTGTTGTCTCTTCCGCCCCTGAAGGTATTGAGATCGGCAAGCGAATTGGCATGTACGCCTTTGGTTCTGGTTGTGCCGCATCTTTCTACGCTCTTAGGGTCAACGGCTCTACCAAGGAAATTGCGGACAAGTTGAACTTGAAGGCGAGGTTGGCCTCTATGGACGTTAGGCCTTGTCAGGAATATGTCGATGCTCTCAAG CTCCGAGAGGAGAACCACAACGCTGTCAAGTACACCCCTCAAGGTTCTCTTGACAACATCTGGCCTGGTGCTTACTACCTCGAGGGTGTTGACGAACTTTACCGACGAACTTATCTTCAAAAGCCTGGATCTGCCTAA